In a genomic window of Agarivorans albus:
- a CDS encoding HlyD family type I secretion periplasmic adaptor subunit, which produces MEQRQLSNRIWPEHEFTDAIEAPAERTLIRRIAWFIALSVLGMLLWSIFTTVEEIAKAKGQVVPLGHRQVIQSQLGGTLASVSVEEGDVVKQGDVLANFVAIDSQSLEEELASKQANLELRIERYNAFVEQRQANFSAFEAEYPKLVAQHVSALKRMNAELAATSALTESEIAKAKAELAAVENEVPALSDQIAASRKTINMMKSPGGIQVVSKLQLLEAQQKLDSYIRELKSLEGKEQVLSKSLTNLSKQLDQKNAALFNQVGEKRAEAQAELLGVEARLKSSGSQVSQTTVLAPVDGIVQSIPTTSSGSVIAPGGTVAVIVPTTKEALIEAKLSPRDIGFVTEGQPARVKIDAFDYSRYGALDGIVQRISPSTDTDEKGGVFYKVKISIDKPYFNDDPERFGLIPGMTGEVDIVTGDKTVFQYLWKPVFTNITTAFGER; this is translated from the coding sequence ATGGAACAGCGTCAATTGTCTAATCGTATTTGGCCAGAACATGAATTTACTGATGCCATTGAAGCCCCCGCGGAGAGAACGCTGATTAGGCGTATTGCGTGGTTTATTGCGTTGTCAGTATTGGGAATGCTGTTGTGGTCAATTTTTACCACTGTGGAAGAAATTGCTAAAGCCAAAGGGCAGGTAGTGCCACTGGGTCACCGACAAGTTATTCAAAGCCAGCTAGGTGGAACTTTAGCCTCTGTGAGTGTAGAGGAAGGTGACGTGGTTAAGCAGGGCGATGTACTTGCAAATTTTGTGGCCATTGATAGCCAGTCTTTAGAGGAAGAATTAGCCAGCAAACAAGCCAACTTAGAATTACGTATTGAGCGTTATAACGCCTTTGTTGAGCAGCGCCAAGCTAACTTTTCGGCATTTGAAGCAGAGTATCCTAAATTGGTGGCGCAGCATGTTTCAGCGCTTAAAAGGATGAATGCTGAGTTAGCTGCAACTTCAGCATTAACAGAATCGGAGATAGCTAAAGCTAAGGCAGAATTAGCAGCAGTAGAGAATGAAGTGCCAGCATTAAGTGATCAAATAGCGGCTTCTCGTAAAACTATCAACATGATGAAATCACCAGGTGGCATTCAGGTGGTTTCTAAATTACAGCTACTAGAAGCTCAACAAAAGCTCGACTCTTACATAAGAGAGCTAAAATCTTTAGAGGGTAAAGAACAAGTTTTAAGTAAAAGTCTAACTAACCTAAGTAAGCAACTAGATCAGAAAAATGCGGCTTTGTTCAATCAAGTAGGCGAAAAACGGGCTGAGGCTCAAGCCGAATTGTTAGGGGTTGAGGCGCGTTTAAAGTCTTCCGGTTCACAAGTTTCTCAAACTACTGTTTTGGCGCCGGTCGATGGGATTGTGCAATCTATTCCGACTACCTCCTCAGGCAGCGTAATTGCACCAGGCGGAACTGTCGCAGTAATTGTTCCCACTACCAAGGAAGCGCTAATCGAAGCCAAACTATCTCCACGTGATATTGGTTTTGTTACCGAAGGACAACCTGCAAGGGTGAAAATAGACGCCTTTGATTACAGCCGATATGGGGCATTAGATGGGATTGTGCAAAGGATTTCTCCTTCTACAGATACCGATGAGAAAGGGGGCGTTTTTTACAAAGTTAAAATAAGCATAGATAAACCCTATTTTAACGATGACCCTGAGCGCTTTGGCCTTATTCCTGGGATGACTGGTGAGGTGGATATTGTGACGGGGGATAAAACGGTATTTCAATACTTATGGAAGCCAGTATTTACCAACATAACCACTGCCTTTGGCGAACGTTAA